One window of the Xiphophorus couchianus chromosome 12, X_couchianus-1.0, whole genome shotgun sequence genome contains the following:
- the LOC114154321 gene encoding lysine-specific demethylase 5B-like — translation MTAMWQGKSPRLKKMNPMNYEIILGINNQHHHWTLVVIYPQDKKSLFLNPLGESKQDIQKCLQITRAFMRKKGCNVSRWTCDTVKHPKQQDSSSCGVFSLKFAEKILSKEVVDFPVSREAVHSMRLEIAVRLILNSEDLKDLCHFCGEMESDTDVNWIQCDVCLRWFHHACVGSPPTEKTYHCFACLP, via the exons ATGACAGCAATGTGGCAGGGAAAAAGTCCTAGATTAAAAAAG aTGAACCCaatgaattatgaaataattCTGGGAATCAACAATCAACACCACCACTGGACTTTAgtg GTGATCTACCCACAAGACAAAAAGTCTTTGTTCTTGAATCCACTGGGGGAATCAAAACAAGACATCCAGAAATGCTTGCAAATCACAAG GGCATTTATGAGGAAGAAGGGGTGCAATGTCTCACGTTGGACATGTGACACAGTCAAGCATCCAAAACAACAGGATAGCTCATCATGTGGTGTATTTTCACTGAAG tttgcagaaAAAATCCTGTCAAAAGAGGTTGTGGATTTTCCTGTTTCCAGAGAGGCGGTCCACAGCATGAGGTTGGAAATTGCTGTGAGACTAATCCTTAACAGTG AGGACCTAAAAGACTTGTGTCACTTCTGTGGAGAGATGGAAAGTGACACGGATGTGAACTGG ATCCAGTGTGACGTGTGTCTGAGGTGGTTCCATCATGCATGTGTGGGAAGCCCACCAACTGAAAAAACATATCACTGCTTTGCgtgtttgccttag